One Citrobacter amalonaticus genomic window carries:
- the ispA gene encoding (2E,6E)-farnesyl diphosphate synthase, which translates to MDFSQQLQACVEQANQALSRFIAPLPFQNTPVVETMQYGALLGGKRLRPFLVYATGQMFGISLNTLDAPAAAVECIHAYSLIHDDLPAMDDDDLRRGLPTCHVKFGEANAILAGDALQTLAFSIISDAPMPEVADRDRIAMISELASASGIAGMCGGQALDLDAEGKQVPLEALEKIHRHKTGALIRAAVRLGALSAGEKGRNALPILDKYAESIGLAFQVQDDILDVVGDTATLGKRQGADQQLGKSTYPALLGLEQARNKARDLIAEARQSLNQLAAQSLDTSALEALADYIIQRNK; encoded by the coding sequence ATGGATTTTTCGCAGCAGCTTCAGGCCTGCGTCGAGCAGGCTAATCAGGCGCTGAGCCGTTTTATTGCCCCACTGCCCTTTCAGAACACTCCCGTGGTCGAAACCATGCAGTATGGCGCATTATTAGGCGGTAAACGTCTGCGTCCGTTTCTGGTGTATGCCACCGGTCAGATGTTTGGTATCAGCCTGAACACGCTGGATGCCCCGGCAGCCGCCGTTGAGTGCATTCATGCTTATTCGCTGATCCATGACGATCTGCCGGCAATGGACGATGACGATCTGCGGCGTGGCCTGCCGACCTGCCACGTCAAGTTTGGCGAGGCCAATGCGATTCTGGCGGGTGATGCCCTGCAAACGCTGGCGTTCTCGATTATCAGCGACGCCCCGATGCCGGAAGTTGCTGACCGCGATCGGATCGCGATGATTTCCGAGCTGGCGAGCGCCAGTGGAATCGCCGGAATGTGCGGCGGTCAGGCGCTGGATCTTGACGCCGAAGGTAAACAGGTGCCGCTGGAGGCGCTGGAGAAAATCCATCGTCATAAGACGGGCGCTTTGATTCGCGCCGCGGTTCGCCTGGGGGCGTTAAGCGCCGGAGAAAAAGGCAGAAATGCGCTGCCAATACTCGACAAATACGCAGAAAGTATCGGCCTGGCATTCCAGGTTCAGGATGACATTCTGGATGTGGTGGGCGATACTGCAACGTTGGGTAAACGTCAGGGCGCCGACCAGCAGCTTGGCAAAAGTACCTATCCTGCACTTCTGGGCCTTGAGCAAGCCCGGAACAAAGCCCGGGATTTAATCGCAGAGGCTCGCCAGTCGCTAAACCAACTGGCCGCACAGTCACTCGATACCTCGGCACTGGAAGCGCTAGCGGACTACATAATCCAGCGTAATAAATGA
- the xseB gene encoding exodeoxyribonuclease VII small subunit yields the protein MAKKNEAPVSFETSLNELEQIVTRLESGDLPLEEALNEFERGVQLARQGQVKLQQAEQRVQILLSDNEDASPTPFTADNE from the coding sequence ATGGCGAAGAAAAATGAGGCGCCGGTCAGCTTTGAAACGTCGCTGAACGAGCTGGAGCAAATTGTAACGCGTCTGGAAAGTGGCGATCTGCCGCTGGAAGAGGCGCTGAACGAATTCGAACGTGGCGTGCAGCTGGCACGTCAGGGTCAGGTGAAGTTGCAACAGGCTGAACAGCGTGTGCAAATCCTGCTGTCTGACAATGAAGACGCATCCCCTACGCCTTTTACAGCGGATAACGAGTAA
- the thiI gene encoding tRNA uracil 4-sulfurtransferase ThiI — MKFIIKLFPEITIKSQSVRLRFIKMLTGNIRNVLKHYDETLAVVRHWDNIEVRAKDENQRLAIRDALTRIPGIHHILEVEDVPFTDMHDIFEKALVQYRDQLEGKTFCVRVKRRGKHEFSSIDVERYVGGGLNQHIESARVKLTNPDVTVHLEVEDDRLLLIKGRYEGIGGFPIGTQEDVLSLISGGFDSGVSSYMLMRRGCRVHYCFFNLGGAAHEIGVRQVAHYLWNRFGSSHRVRFVAINFEPVVGEILEKVDDGQMGVVLKRMMVRAASKVAERYGVQALVTGEALGQVSSQTLTNLRLIDNVSDTLILRPLIAYDKEHIINLARQIGTEDFARTMPEYCGVISKSPTVKAIKAKIEAEEQNFDFSILDKVVEEASNVDIREIAQQTQQDVVEVETVSGFGPNDVILDIRSIDEQDDKPLKVEGVDVVSLPFYKLSTQFGDLDQNKTWLLWCERGVMSRLQALYLREQGFENVKVYRP; from the coding sequence ATGAAGTTTATCATTAAATTGTTCCCGGAAATCACCATCAAAAGCCAATCTGTGCGTTTGCGCTTTATAAAAATGCTGACCGGGAACATTCGTAACGTTTTAAAGCACTATGATGAGACCCTCGCCGTTGTCCGTCACTGGGATAACATCGAAGTTCGCGCGAAAGATGAAAACCAGCGTCTGGCGATCCGCGACGCGCTGACCCGTATCCCGGGGATTCACCACATTCTCGAAGTCGAAGACGTGCCGTTTACCGACATGCACGATATTTTCGAGAAGGCGCTGGTGCAATACCGCGATCAACTGGAAGGCAAAACCTTCTGCGTGCGCGTTAAACGTCGCGGTAAACACGAGTTTAGCTCTATTGACGTGGAACGTTACGTAGGCGGCGGTTTAAATCAGCATATTGAATCGGCGCGCGTGAAGCTGACCAACCCGGATGTGACTGTCCATCTGGAAGTGGAAGACGATCGTCTGCTGCTGATTAAAGGCCGCTACGAAGGGATCGGCGGTTTCCCGATCGGGACGCAGGAAGACGTACTGTCGCTGATCTCCGGCGGCTTCGACTCCGGCGTTTCCAGCTATATGCTGATGCGTCGCGGCTGCCGCGTTCACTATTGCTTCTTTAACCTTGGCGGCGCGGCCCATGAAATTGGCGTTCGTCAGGTGGCGCACTATCTGTGGAACCGCTTCGGCAGTTCACATCGCGTGCGTTTTGTCGCCATCAACTTTGAACCAGTGGTCGGCGAGATCCTCGAAAAAGTGGATGACGGCCAGATGGGCGTGGTACTGAAACGCATGATGGTTCGCGCGGCGTCGAAAGTGGCAGAGCGCTATGGCGTGCAGGCGCTGGTCACCGGCGAAGCGCTGGGACAGGTCTCCAGCCAGACGCTGACCAACCTGCGTCTGATTGATAACGTCTCCGATACGCTGATTCTGCGTCCGCTGATTGCTTACGATAAAGAGCACATCATCAATCTGGCGCGCCAGATTGGGACGGAAGATTTTGCCCGCACCATGCCGGAATACTGTGGCGTGATTTCAAAAAGTCCGACGGTGAAAGCCATCAAGGCGAAGATTGAAGCGGAAGAACAGAACTTTGACTTCAGCATCCTCGACAAAGTGGTTGAAGAAGCCAGCAATGTCGATATTCGTGAAATCGCGCAGCAGACCCAGCAGGATGTGGTGGAAGTTGAAACCGTCAGCGGTTTTGGCCCGAACGACGTGATTCTGGATATCCGCTCCATCGACGAGCAGGACGATAAGCCGTTGAAGGTAGAAGGTGTCGATGTGGTTTCGCTGCCGTTCTACAAGCTGAGCACTCAGTTCGGCGATCTCGACCAGAATAAAACCTGGCTGCTGTGGTGTGAGCGCGGCGTGATGAGCCGTCTGCAGGCGCTGTATCTGCGTGAGCAGGGCTTTGAGAATGTGAAAGTGTATCGCCCGTAA